A section of the Streptomyces sp. NBC_00178 genome encodes:
- a CDS encoding carbohydrate ABC transporter permease: MTQLLDPPRALTADEAPTPAERTARRKALLHWIAVHSLGVAAALFFVLPFVFVLLTSLMSDQQALTRDLTPDTWEWENYRRVLDTPGFLTWWRNTLLYAGVGTVLTVLSSVPVAYALAKFRFRGRRLSLMLVISMMMLPPQVVIIPMYLFWAKQLDLSGTLWPLIIPMAFGDAFSIFLLRQFLLTIPDEYLDAAKVDGCGEFRTLVKVVLPMARPGIAAIALFQFFAAWNDYFGPQIYASENPAAWTLSYGLESFKGAHHTDWNLTMAATVLVMAPVIAVFFFAQKAFVEGVTLTGVKG, translated from the coding sequence ATGACCCAACTCCTCGACCCGCCCCGGGCCCTCACGGCCGACGAGGCGCCCACGCCCGCCGAGCGCACCGCGCGCCGCAAGGCGCTGCTGCACTGGATCGCGGTGCACTCCCTGGGCGTCGCGGCCGCGCTGTTCTTCGTCCTGCCGTTCGTCTTCGTCCTGCTGACCTCGCTGATGAGCGACCAGCAGGCGCTGACCAGGGACCTCACGCCCGACACCTGGGAGTGGGAGAACTACCGGCGGGTCCTCGACACCCCGGGATTCCTGACCTGGTGGCGCAACACCCTCCTGTACGCGGGGGTGGGAACCGTCCTGACGGTGCTCTCGTCCGTGCCCGTCGCCTACGCGCTGGCGAAGTTCCGCTTCAGGGGACGCCGGCTCTCCCTGATGCTCGTCATCTCGATGATGATGCTGCCGCCGCAGGTCGTCATCATCCCGATGTACCTGTTCTGGGCGAAGCAGCTGGACCTCTCCGGCACGCTCTGGCCGCTGATCATCCCGATGGCGTTCGGCGACGCGTTCTCCATCTTCCTGCTGCGGCAGTTCCTCCTCACCATCCCCGACGAGTACCTGGACGCGGCGAAGGTCGACGGCTGCGGCGAGTTCCGCACCCTCGTCAAGGTCGTGCTGCCGATGGCCAGGCCCGGCATCGCGGCGATCGCCCTGTTCCAGTTCTTCGCCGCGTGGAACGACTACTTCGGGCCGCAGATCTACGCCTCCGAGAACCCGGCTGCCTGGACACTGAGTTACGGCCTGGAATCCTTCAAGGGCGCGCACCACACCGACTGGAACCTGACCATGGCCGCGACCGTTCTGGTCATGGCCCCCGTGATCGCCGTCTTCTTCTTCGCCCAGAAGGCATTCGTCGAGGGCGTCACACTGACCGGAGTAAAGGGCTGA
- a CDS encoding 6-phospho-beta-glucosidase, translating into MKLAVVGGGSTYTPELIDGFARLRDTLPVEELVLVDPAADRLELVGGLARRIFAKQGHPGRITTTADLDAGVEGADAVLLQLRVGGQAARNQDETWPLECGCVGQETTGAGGLAKALRTVPVVLDIAERVRRTNPDAWIIDFTNPVGIVTRALLQAGHKAVGLCNVAIGFQRKFARLLDVAPREVHLDHVGLNHLSWELGVRLGGPDGEDVLPKLLAEHGDTIAGDLRMPRQLVDRLGVVPSYYLRYFYAHDEVVRELGTKPSRAAEVAAMEKELLAMYGNPALDEKPELLAKRGGAYYSEAAVDLAASLLGGGGSAVQVVNTYNNGTLPFLPDDAVIEVQARVDGTGAVPLAVPALDPLYAGLVGSVTAYEDLALDAALRGGRDRVFKALLSHPLVGQFEYAEALTDRLIAHNREHLAWA; encoded by the coding sequence ATGAAGCTCGCAGTAGTGGGTGGCGGGTCCACCTACACACCCGAACTGATCGACGGTTTCGCACGTCTGCGGGACACCCTGCCCGTCGAGGAGCTGGTGCTCGTCGACCCGGCGGCCGACCGGCTGGAACTCGTCGGCGGCCTGGCGCGGCGGATCTTCGCCAAGCAGGGCCACCCGGGGCGGATCACGACCACGGCCGACCTGGACGCGGGGGTGGAGGGCGCCGACGCGGTGCTGCTCCAGCTGCGCGTCGGCGGGCAGGCCGCGCGCAACCAGGACGAGACCTGGCCGCTGGAGTGCGGCTGCGTCGGCCAGGAGACCACCGGGGCCGGCGGCCTCGCCAAGGCGCTGCGCACGGTGCCGGTCGTCCTGGACATCGCCGAGCGGGTCCGGCGCACCAACCCGGACGCCTGGATCATCGACTTCACCAACCCGGTCGGCATCGTGACCCGGGCCCTCCTCCAGGCCGGTCACAAGGCCGTGGGCCTGTGCAACGTCGCGATCGGCTTCCAGCGGAAGTTCGCGCGGCTCCTGGACGTCGCGCCGCGTGAGGTGCACCTCGACCACGTCGGGCTCAACCACCTCTCGTGGGAGCTCGGGGTGCGCCTCGGCGGCCCGGACGGCGAGGACGTCCTGCCGAAGCTGCTGGCGGAGCACGGCGACACGATCGCGGGCGACCTGCGCATGCCCCGGCAACTCGTGGACCGGCTCGGTGTCGTCCCCTCGTACTACCTGCGCTACTTCTACGCGCACGACGAGGTCGTCCGGGAGCTCGGCACGAAGCCGTCCCGGGCGGCGGAGGTCGCCGCGATGGAGAAGGAACTCCTGGCCATGTACGGCAATCCGGCGCTGGACGAGAAGCCGGAGCTGCTCGCCAAGCGCGGCGGCGCCTACTACTCGGAGGCGGCCGTCGACCTGGCGGCCTCCCTGCTCGGCGGGGGCGGCTCCGCGGTGCAGGTGGTCAACACGTACAACAACGGGACGCTGCCGTTCCTCCCCGACGACGCGGTGATCGAGGTCCAGGCCCGCGTGGACGGCACGGGCGCCGTCCCGCTCGCGGTCCCGGCCCTCGACCCGCTGTACGCGGGACTCGTCGGGTCCGTCACGGCGTACGAGGACCTGGCGCTGGACGCCGCCCTGCGCGGCGGCCGGGACCGGGTGTTCAAGGCGCTGCTCTCGCACCCGCTCGTGGGCCAGTTCGAGTACGCCGAGGCGCTCACGGACCGGCTGATCGCGCACAACCGGGAGCACCTGGCGTGGGCGTGA
- a CDS encoding N-acetylglucosamine kinase, with protein MGVNASVLAIDAGNSKTDVALIGEDGRVLSTARGGGFQPPVVGVEPAVDILAAVVGQALARCEEDVTGVAHVSACLANADLPVEEAELTEALLRRGWGGTVEVRNDTFAILRAGVDEPRGVAVVCGAGINCVGMVPDGRTARFPAIGRISGDWGGGSGLADEALWFAARAEDGRGEPTELARALPGHFGLGSMYELIEALHRGLIPDGRRHELTPVLFATSAAGDDVAGALVDRLADEVVAMASVALDRLGLLAEEVPVVLGGSVLAARHPRLDGRIAELLAGRAPRAAVRVVAQPPVLGAALLGLDHVAAPPAAHGRLRSYYA; from the coding sequence GTGGGCGTGAACGCATCGGTCCTCGCCATCGACGCGGGGAACAGCAAGACCGATGTGGCACTGATCGGCGAGGACGGCAGGGTCCTGTCCACGGCGCGCGGCGGCGGCTTCCAGCCGCCGGTCGTCGGGGTGGAGCCGGCCGTCGACATCCTGGCGGCGGTGGTCGGGCAGGCGCTCGCGCGGTGCGAGGAGGACGTCACGGGCGTCGCCCATGTGTCGGCCTGCCTGGCGAACGCCGATCTGCCCGTCGAGGAGGCCGAGCTGACCGAGGCTCTGCTGCGGCGCGGCTGGGGCGGCACGGTGGAGGTGCGCAACGACACCTTCGCGATCCTGCGCGCCGGGGTGGACGAGCCGCGCGGGGTGGCCGTCGTGTGCGGTGCCGGGATCAACTGCGTGGGCATGGTGCCCGACGGCCGCACCGCGCGCTTCCCCGCCATCGGGCGCATATCCGGTGACTGGGGCGGTGGTTCGGGGCTCGCGGACGAGGCGCTGTGGTTCGCCGCGCGGGCCGAGGACGGCCGCGGGGAGCCGACGGAGCTGGCCCGTGCGCTGCCGGGGCACTTCGGGCTCGGTTCGATGTACGAGCTGATAGAGGCGCTGCACAGGGGACTGATCCCCGACGGGCGCCGCCACGAGCTGACGCCGGTGCTGTTCGCGACGAGCGCCGCCGGGGATGACGTGGCGGGCGCCCTGGTGGACCGTCTGGCGGACGAGGTCGTCGCCATGGCGTCCGTCGCGCTGGACCGGCTCGGGCTGCTCGCCGAGGAGGTTCCCGTGGTGCTGGGGGGCAGCGTCCTCGCCGCACGGCACCCCAGGCTGGACGGCAGGATCGCGGAGCTGCTCGCCGGGCGCGCCCCCCGGGCGGCGGTACGCGTGGTCGCCCAGCCCCCGGTGCTGGGAGCCGCGTTGCTGGGTCTCGACCATGTGGCGGCGCCCCCGGCGGCCCACGGGAGGCTGCGCTCGTACTACGCCTGA
- a CDS encoding glutamate ABC transporter substrate-binding protein, giving the protein MTGAKGWAARGRLRGWGGVTGMAVACAVTACLTLLPLAHGDGTFGAAGAGHGATATVPMKAADTCEDPEASLPPSGADGPNVAKIRERGKLIAGVDQNSFRWGYRNPETGTLEGFDIDLVRAIAKDVLGDPDAVIFRAIPTNQRIEALEHDRVDVVVRTMTINCKRLDQVAFSTAYFQAGQQVLAPKDSDISGYDDSLKGKRVCTAEGSTAYDALNERSYGAVFEDEHEGTAQDPDRLTVPNQLDCLVRLQLGEVDAVVTDNALAAGQAAQDPAVELKGDKPFTTEYYGVAAKLGADDLVARVNKVLDDYRRGGADSPWMVSYRKWLATGLPGITGPPAPKYRSN; this is encoded by the coding sequence ATGACCGGGGCGAAAGGCTGGGCCGCACGCGGCAGGCTGCGCGGCTGGGGCGGCGTGACGGGAATGGCGGTCGCCTGCGCCGTGACGGCCTGCCTCACGCTGCTGCCGCTCGCGCACGGCGACGGGACGTTCGGCGCCGCGGGTGCCGGGCACGGCGCCACCGCGACGGTGCCGATGAAGGCCGCCGACACCTGCGAGGACCCGGAGGCGAGCCTCCCCCCGTCGGGTGCCGACGGCCCGAACGTCGCGAAGATCCGCGAGCGCGGGAAGCTGATAGCCGGCGTCGACCAGAACAGCTTCCGGTGGGGGTACCGCAATCCGGAGACCGGCACCCTCGAGGGGTTCGACATCGACCTGGTGCGGGCCATCGCGAAGGACGTCCTCGGCGACCCCGACGCGGTGATCTTCCGTGCCATACCGACCAACCAGCGCATCGAGGCACTGGAGCACGACCGGGTCGACGTCGTGGTGCGGACGATGACGATCAACTGCAAGCGCCTCGACCAGGTCGCGTTCTCCACGGCGTACTTCCAGGCCGGTCAGCAGGTGCTGGCCCCGAAGGACTCGGACATCAGCGGGTACGACGACTCGCTGAAGGGGAAGCGGGTCTGCACGGCCGAGGGCTCCACGGCGTACGACGCGCTGAACGAGAGGTCCTACGGCGCGGTGTTCGAGGACGAGCACGAGGGCACCGCTCAGGACCCCGACCGCCTGACCGTGCCCAACCAGCTGGACTGCCTGGTCCGGCTGCAGCTCGGCGAGGTCGACGCCGTGGTCACGGACAACGCGCTGGCGGCCGGCCAGGCGGCGCAGGACCCGGCGGTCGAGCTCAAGGGCGACAAGCCGTTCACCACCGAGTACTACGGCGTCGCCGCCAAGCTCGGCGCCGACGACCTGGTGGCGCGGGTCAACAAGGTGCTGGACGACTACCGCCGGGGCGGGGCCGACAGCCCCTGGATGGTGTCGTACCGCAAGTGGCTGGCGACGGGCCTGCCGGGGATCACCGGACCCCCGGCCCCGAAGTACCGGAGCAACTGA
- a CDS encoding serine/threonine-protein kinase, which yields MSAQCQRPGCEGGYEDMGGGELYCDTCGLAPVVSPTGMVSSPPTGIAGGGAGGRGSGSTSQRTGSRASSRSSTSRRSVSGRLSRSLSGSSASRSVSVRSSGSSTASASGRGRLGVGLVLVPDVPRPDPRTAVMENPEVPERKRFCSRSDCGAPVGRSRGERAGRTEGFCTKCGHPYSFVPKLRGGDVVHGQYEVAGCLAHGGLGWVYLAVDRAVSDRWVVLKGLLDTGDQDAMAAAISERRFLAEIEHSNIVRIYNFVEHLDQRTGSLDGYIVMEYVGGKALKEIANERRTPAGKRDPLPVEQACAYGIEALEALGHLHSRNLLYCDFKVDNAIQTEDQLKLIDMGAVRRMDDDESAIYGTVGYQAPEVAETGPSVASDLYTVARTLAVLTFDFQGYTNVFVDSLPDPDNIDVFRRYESFYRLLVRATDPDPARRFSSAGEMAEQLTGVLREVVALQTGRPRPALSTLFGTEVRVTDTELFAEPAGDASALGARRAPAAGRGRPGRRGTPAPVPPAPAPAPAFPPPLAAAPQGASPGAAAVHAPDTHVRAGTGGSAPARAAVPAPRAPAAPAPVPLPAAYAGAGPRLAVFDARATALALPVPRVDPNDPNAGFLAGVMASAPAELVAALRSVPAASLETRLRELRARLEMGEPGSAERVLTSVEGRHPDDWRVVWYRGVTSLVTGDREGAALSFDAVYDAFPGEPAPKLALGICAELLGQLDNAAEYYRLVWTTDPSFVSAAFGLARVQIAAGDRAGAVHTLESVPESSIHYTAARVAAVRARLRERAPQEPLLDDLSAAADQVTALQGYGLDAVRREQLSTEVLGTALDWVLSGSPTARPAAPSSPAAAGPRTVLGSELDERGLRFGLERSYRILARLAQRGDERIELVERANRFRPRTWV from the coding sequence ATGAGTGCGCAGTGCCAGCGCCCGGGTTGCGAGGGCGGTTACGAGGACATGGGCGGCGGTGAGCTGTACTGCGACACGTGCGGTCTCGCACCGGTCGTGTCCCCGACGGGCATGGTGAGTTCGCCGCCCACGGGCATCGCGGGCGGCGGGGCCGGCGGCCGCGGGAGCGGCAGCACCTCGCAGCGGACCGGCTCGCGGGCGTCGTCCCGTTCGTCGACCTCCCGGCGTTCGGTCTCCGGGCGGCTCTCGCGCTCGCTGTCCGGTTCCTCCGCCTCGCGCTCGGTGTCGGTCCGCTCCTCGGGGTCCTCGACGGCCTCCGCCTCCGGGCGCGGCAGGCTGGGCGTGGGGCTCGTCCTCGTCCCGGACGTGCCGAGGCCCGATCCGCGTACGGCGGTGATGGAGAATCCCGAGGTGCCCGAGAGGAAGCGATTCTGCTCGCGGTCCGACTGCGGCGCCCCGGTGGGCCGCTCCCGCGGCGAGCGGGCCGGCCGCACGGAGGGGTTCTGCACGAAGTGCGGCCATCCGTACTCGTTCGTGCCCAAGCTGCGCGGCGGCGACGTCGTGCACGGCCAGTACGAGGTGGCGGGCTGTCTGGCGCACGGCGGGCTCGGCTGGGTCTACCTCGCGGTGGACCGCGCGGTCTCGGACCGCTGGGTGGTGCTCAAGGGCCTGCTGGACACCGGTGACCAGGACGCCATGGCCGCGGCCATCTCCGAGCGGCGCTTCCTGGCGGAGATCGAGCACTCCAACATCGTCCGGATCTACAACTTCGTGGAGCACCTGGACCAGCGCACCGGTTCGCTGGACGGCTACATCGTCATGGAGTACGTCGGCGGCAAGGCGCTGAAGGAGATCGCCAACGAGCGCCGCACCCCGGCCGGGAAGCGGGACCCGCTGCCGGTGGAACAGGCCTGCGCGTACGGCATCGAGGCGCTGGAGGCGCTCGGCCACCTGCACAGCCGCAACCTGCTGTACTGCGACTTCAAGGTCGACAACGCCATCCAGACCGAGGACCAGCTCAAGCTCATCGACATGGGCGCGGTGCGCAGGATGGACGACGACGAGTCGGCCATCTACGGGACCGTCGGCTACCAGGCCCCCGAGGTCGCGGAGACCGGGCCGTCCGTCGCCTCCGACCTGTACACGGTCGCCCGGACGCTCGCGGTCCTCACCTTCGACTTCCAGGGCTACACGAACGTCTTCGTGGACTCACTGCCCGACCCGGACAACATCGACGTGTTCCGCCGGTACGAGTCGTTCTACCGGCTCCTCGTGCGCGCCACCGACCCGGACCCGGCCCGCCGGTTCTCCTCCGCCGGGGAGATGGCCGAGCAGCTGACGGGGGTCCTGCGCGAGGTCGTCGCCCTGCAGACGGGCCGGCCGCGACCCGCGCTCTCGACGCTCTTCGGCACGGAAGTCCGGGTGACGGACACGGAGTTGTTCGCAGAGCCGGCGGGCGACGCGTCGGCGCTCGGTGCCCGGCGGGCCCCGGCTGCGGGCCGGGGCCGTCCCGGACGGCGCGGCACACCGGCCCCGGTTCCCCCCGCGCCCGCTCCGGCCCCCGCCTTCCCCCCGCCGCTCGCCGCCGCCCCGCAGGGTGCGTCCCCGGGTGCGGCTGCGGTGCACGCGCCGGACACCCACGTGCGGGCGGGCACGGGGGGCTCCGCCCCGGCACGGGCCGCCGTCCCGGCCCCGCGCGCACCGGCGGCCCCGGCCCCCGTGCCGCTCCCCGCCGCCTACGCGGGGGCCGGCCCGCGGCTCGCCGTGTTCGACGCGCGGGCCACCGCGCTGGCCCTCCCGGTCCCCCGGGTCGACCCGAACGACCCGAACGCGGGTTTCCTGGCCGGGGTGATGGCGTCGGCGCCCGCCGAACTGGTCGCGGCACTGCGCTCCGTGCCGGCGGCCTCGCTGGAGACCCGCCTCCGGGAGCTCCGCGCCCGTCTGGAGATGGGCGAACCCGGCTCCGCCGAACGGGTCCTGACCTCGGTGGAGGGCCGGCACCCGGACGACTGGCGGGTCGTGTGGTACCGGGGGGTCACCTCCCTGGTGACCGGTGACCGGGAGGGCGCGGCACTGTCCTTCGACGCGGTCTACGACGCCTTCCCGGGGGAGCCGGCTCCGAAGCTGGCCCTGGGGATCTGCGCCGAGCTGCTGGGCCAGCTGGACAACGCGGCGGAGTACTACCGCCTGGTGTGGACGACCGATCCGAGCTTCGTCAGCGCCGCGTTCGGCCTGGCCCGGGTACAGATCGCCGCCGGGGACCGCGCCGGAGCGGTGCACACCCTGGAGTCCGTACCGGAGTCGTCGATCCACTACACGGCGGCCCGGGTGGCCGCGGTGCGCGCCCGGCTGCGCGAGCGCGCGCCCCAGGAGCCGCTGCTCGACGACCTGTCGGCCGCCGCGGACCAGGTGACGGCGTTGCAGGGATACGGCCTGGACGCGGTGCGCCGAGAGCAGTTGTCGACCGAGGTGCTGGGGACGGCGCTCGACTGGGTACTCTCCGGTAGTCCCACGGCTCGGCCGGCCGCTCCGTCCTCCCCCGCAGCCGCGGGCCCGAGAACGGTGCTCGGCAGTGAGCTGGACGAGCGGGGCCT